The sequence GATTGCTGTTTTTTAATAGATATGTTTTTCTAAATTACGAATCGCTGATACCACAAGTTGAGGCGTTACTTCTCCTGGTAGGAAATGAATGCTTTCACCAGGTTCGCATGCTCTATTTGCAATAATAAGCAACTCGTTGTCTGTTAAATGATTGAGATTTAAATCAGCTAAACAACGCGGTAAGTTGAAAGTGTTATAAAAAGTGGAAAGACGATCGATTTCATCCCATTTACCTTCCATTGCTAATTGAACAAGAACGCCATAGGCTACTTTTACGCCATGTAAGAACTGATGTGTTTCTGCTCGCAAAGTAAGTGCATCGTGGATTGGATGGGCAGCTGCGGTGCGACCGTACTCGTCTCCAAAACCACCAACAAGGCCACCGGCCATTATATTGGTTTCCATCACTTTGATCCAAGTGTAGGTAGGCTGTTTATTACGCATATCTTCAACAGCTTTTTCACCTAAAAGCAAGGGGGATATCATGACAAATCTGTGCGGCATAACGACAAAAATCAAGGGCTAAACTTGGTTCGTTAATTTGCGATAATATCGCATCAGCTTCGTACCATTTTGCAAGTGTATCAGCAATGCCAGCGATAAAAAAGGGAATGGGAGAATTAATAATCACTCGTGGTTCAATCAATAATAGCGATATCTGCTGAGGATAGACCTCAAAACCAGTTGAATTACCACTAGGTGTATAAAGAACACTGAGCGGTGTCCAAGCAGCACAGTTGCTCGCCATTGTAGGCAGTAGAATAACTGGGAGTGCACCAGAACGGTAAGCCGCAGCCTTAGCCGTATCCATAATTTTGCCCCCACCCAATCCGATGATTGCATCAGCTTGTTCAGATGCACATAAACTAACCAAGCGTTGTATTTCTTCTTCTGAACATTCCCCATTAAATGCGATGGGTATAATAACAATATCATCAAATATTGGAAGAAAGGGTTGAGCTACAGCCATTGATTTTGTGCCGTGCACTAAAATAGCTTTTTTTATAAAACGTTCAGCTAATTTTTCTGGGAGTGTGTCGTAGGCACCTTCTCTACAAAGATACTCTTGTGGTGCCGGTCTTGGATTTAGATTCATTAACATTTTAGTTAGCCACCTCAATATCTACATTAAAATAAGAAATTAAAAAATCTTTAAACAGTTGTTCACTCGGCGATAATCGTCGTTGTAATGTATAGCCAATACCAACGGTACGTGAGAGTGCAGGATTGGTTATATCAATAATGTGAGAATCTTTTGGGTTGTTATCAGCTAAAATAATTTCAGGCAAGATGGCAACGCCTAAACCAGCTTCGACTAAGCCGTTGATTGTATGTAGGTCAGCACTTTGGAAAATTATTTCAGGTTGGAAACCAACACTCTCACAAGCAGATGTAATATCAGTGAATAATGAAAAAGTTTCAGGAAAAAAAATGAATTTTTCATTTTTTAAATCAACCAGGTTTACTTGTTTTTTTTGAGCTAAGTGGTGATTGTTTGGAATGACAAGTTTTAATTTCTCATTAAAAAAAGTGAAAGTATCAATGAAGTTTGATTTTATCGGTAAAGGAGAAAAAAATGTTAAATCTAAATTGCCACTCAATAAATTTTCGTTGAGTTCTTTATTAGAACCTTCCACAAATTCATAATTAATATTCGGATATTTTTCACGAAATGATGAGATGAGTGTAGGTAATAAATTTGTTGCTAACGAAGTAGGAAAGCCAATTTTAACAGTACCAATTTCAGGATTAGCATATTCTGAAACGATATTCTCAGCTTTCTTAAGTTCATTTAATGCAATTTTCACTTGTGATAGATAGAGGTTTCCAATTTTAGAAAGATGTAGATTGCGGCCCATGCGATTAAATAACTCAACACCAAGCTCATCCTCTAGATTTGTAATTTGACGACTGATGGCTGATTGAGCGACGTGTAGTTGTTCAGAAGCCTTTGTCATATGTTCGTGTTTTGCTACTTCGACAAAGTACAATAGTTGCCGTAATTCCAAAAAAATCCCCCCATTTAAAATCGATTAATTATATACATGCTATCGCAAAATGGGATAACTTACTAGCTTTTTTTTATAAATTTTTTATTTAGTTAGAATTTTCAAACATTTTAACTGGGTAATGAAAATATAAGCAGTATTACTTATACTTGAAACGAGGGGAGATGACATTTAATAAAATAATGCAATATTTGAGTCTTTCTGTCATAATGAAGTAGAAGAATTGAGTAAAGAAAGGTTGTTATTTTTAAATGGATCAAACAAACTGGCCGTCAGAATGGCAAGATAAATGGAAAGCGTTAGGATATAACGAACCTACAGAAATACAAATAAAAAGTTACGAACCATTAATGACAGGAACTGATGTTGTAGCACAAGCTCCTACAGGAACTGGTAAAACATTGGCTTATGCTTTAGGGCACTTGAGTCGTGTTACTAATGAGAAAAAATGCCAATGGCTTATTCTTGCACCTTCGCAAGAACTTGTTGTCCAAATTGCAGATGTTATTCGTCCATTTTTAATTAATGGTGTAACAATGACAACTTTGGGTGGAGGCGCAAACATTAAGCGTCAATTAGAGAAATTAAAGAAAAAACCACAGGTACTTGTTGGAACTCCAGGTCGCGTGGAAGAATTAATCAAACAAAAAAAATTAAAAATGCATGAAATAAAATATATTACCATTGATGAAGCGGATGTTTTACTGACAGAAGAACATGAAGAAACAACACGTTTTATTTGTCAATCAGCAAATAGAGATCGTCAAATCAGTTTGTTTTCTGCGACAACTTCAGAGCGATTGGATAACTTTTTCGATAAAGTTGAAAGTAGTCAACAAATTGAAGTGGTAGCAGGCGAAGCTAAAATGCCTACCACAATTGATCATATCTATATTCAAGTTAATCCACGTGATAAGGTAAAAACACTTTATCGTTTGGCGCAAGTAGAAAACATGCGAGCAATCGTGTTTGTAAATACAATTGGTCGTTTAAACACTGTATATGAAAAATTAAACCACGATGGTGTTAAAATTTCTGCATTACATGGCGATTTATCCAAATTACAACGTCAAGAATCAGTTCGTGATTTTAAAAAGGGTGAAACTTCTTTATTATTAGCAACTGATGTTGCTGCTCGAGGGATTGATTTACCGAATTTACCAGCAATTATTCAATTTGATATGGCGCAAAGTTTGACGCAATATGTTCATCGCAGTGGCCGTACTGGTCGAATGGGCGAACAAGGTGCGGCAATCAGTCTTGTGACTGACCGAGAAGCGCGCGAATTGAAACAGATGGTAAAAGAAAATGATGTTAAAATGATCGAGCAAATTGTTAAATTTGGACATCTAATTGACCCTCAAAAAACGAAATAAGGGAGTAATGTAAGATGTTAGATTTGTTAATGTTAATTATTATAATGATTTTGACAGGTTTTGGAATCTTCTTTAGTCATATTCCAGTTTTTCCAGATAGCCTACTCTATGTATTATGGGGAATCATGTTATTCTATATTTTTATCCGTATTTTTTTCGGGAAATTTTTCCGCAACAGAGAAGTTACAATTGTTTTATTTACATTATTATGGCTAATTGTATCTTTCTTTATTGCATGGTTTATCTAGAACTATAAAAGATAGCTAGAATTTATTAAGGGAGTAATATAAAATGATTAAAGAAACAGTACAAACAGTTGCACGTTGGGTTGATGGTATCGTTGAAGGTGACAACTCAATTGAGATTACAGGTATTTCATTTGATACTAGAAAGATTAATAAAGGGAACTTATTTATACCATTCGTAGGTGAGCGTGATGGCCATGCTTATATTGAAGATGCTCGTGAAAAAGGGACATACGCTTCCTTTTGGCAAGCGGATTCGACTGTTGAAAAACCGACAGGATTAGCACTGATAATTGTAGAAGATACATTGGTCGCATTGCAAAAATTGGCGAAAAGTTATCTTGAAAAAATCAATCCAAAAGTTGTTGGCATTACAGGAAGTAATGGTAAAACAACAACAAAAGACATGATGGCAAGCGTGCTTGAAACAACATTCAAAGTACATAAAACACAAGGGAATTACAACAATCATATCGGGGTGCCGTATACTATTTTAAGCATGCCGCTTGATACTGAAGTTGCCGTTTTAGAGATGGGTATGAATCATGCAGGTGAAATTGCCATTTTAACTGCAATTGCACAGCCCGATATAGCGGTCATTACAAATATTGGTGAAGCACATCTTGAGTACTTAAAATCACGTGGAGGAATTGCGGACGCAAAGCTAGAAATAGCAGAAGGTTTGTCTGCTGATGGTTTATTAATTTATCCAGATGATCCATTATTAAAGGAACGACTTGTTGGTGAAGCTGTTTTTCAACGTGAAAGTTTTGGTGAATCGGAGAACAATACTGTTTATCCGACGAGTATTGAAACGTCAATGGATTCTACTGATTTCACAACATCTCTAACCGACAAAATTAAATTTCATGTGCCGATTGTTGGCGAACATAATGTGTATAACGCACTCGCGGTTTTTTTAACAGCGCGCCGCTTAGGTGTATCTGTCGCTAATATTCAAAAAGGTTTATATGAAATTGGCCGTACCTCTGATCGCTTGGAATGGATAGCGGGCAGAAATGGCATCCAAATGTTAAGTGATGTTTATAATTCAAGTCCTACAGCTTTAAAAGCTGTGTTGAAAACATTCGAACACATCAAAACAAATCGTCGCAAAATTATTGTACTAGCCGATATGTTGGAGTTAGGTGCACAGTCACCAATGTTACATGCGGGTATTGCGGATTCTTTAACTGATGAGATTGATGAAGTGTTTGCATATGGTCCTTATATGTCTTATTTTACAGAAGCAGCTAAATCTGTATTATCAGCAGAAAAAGTACATTACTTTACTGACTTAAACAAATTGACAGAAGCTTTAGAAGCTAGTGTCAGTGGTGATGAAATGATTCTATTTAAAGGCTCAAATTCGATGAGATTAAATAATGTCGTTGCCCACTTAGCCAAATAATCAGGATAGAGAAGCATGTTGATGATTTCCAATCAATATGCTTTTTTATTTGGAAAGAAAGATTGATCGTATTGCCTTTGTTTAGTTATACGAATAATCAAACAATCGTGATTGGTTGTAAAAGTGCTACTGTTTTAGTACCAGTTTTCATTATAAGAGAGATAAGCAGGTATTGATTAGTATTATGAAAGTTAATTCAACACTTTTCATAAAAAACATGAAAAAAAATGTAAAAATGTCATTCTTTAGTCAAAAAATATTGAAATGAATGCTCGTACGTGTTATTATTAGAATAGATTAGTAAGCCGAGCTAATTAGGGCGAGGGCTTTTTGAGTGAATATTAGTTTATAAGTAGTTACTGTGAGACACATTTGCTTGGTACGCAATATCAGAGACCAAGCTTTTATTATGGATAAAAACTTAAGCTGTAAAAGCAGTGACAATTGTAGAAGAGATCATACAGAAGCTCTCCTGAGTAGATGGTTTAATACCAATTTTGCACCATAAAGGAGAAGAATATATTGACTAAATTTTCAGAACTAGGTTTAGATGAAAACGTATTAAAATCAGTAGAACGCATGGGGTTTGAGGAAGCTACACCAATCCAATCAAAAACAATCCCATTAGCAATTGCAGGAAAAGATTTAATTGGACAAGCACAAACAGGTACAGGTAAAACTGCTGCTTTTGGTTTGCCACTTATTCAAAAAATCGATCCTAAAAATGATAACGTTCAAGCTATCATTATTGCACCAACACGTGAGTTAGCAATTCAGGTTGCTGAAGAGCTTTACAAATTAAGCTTTGACAAACGTGCACGTGTATTATCAGTTTACGGTGGTAGTGACATTGGTCGCCAAATCCGTTCGTTGAAAAAAAATCCACAAATCGTTGTCGGAACTCCAGGT comes from Brochothrix thermosphacta DSM 20171 = FSL F6-1036 and encodes:
- a CDS encoding iron-containing alcohol dehydrogenase, coding for MRNKQPTYTWIKVMETNIMAGGLVGGFGDEYGRTAAAHPIHDALTLRAETHQFLHGVKVAYGVLVQLAMEGKWDEIDRLSTFYNTFNLPRCLADLNLNHLTDNELLIIANRACEPGESIHFLPGEVTPQLVVSAIRNLEKHIY
- a CDS encoding iron-containing alcohol dehydrogenase yields the protein MLMNLNPRPAPQEYLCREGAYDTLPEKLAERFIKKAILVHGTKSMAVAQPFLPIFDDIVIIPIAFNGECSEEEIQRLVSLCASEQADAIIGLGGGKIMDTAKAAAYRSGALPVILLPTMASNCAAWTPLSVLYTPSGNSTGFEVYPQQISLLLIEPRVIINSPIPFFIAGIADTLAKWYEADAILSQINEPSLALDFCRYAAQICHDIPLAFR
- a CDS encoding LysR family transcriptional regulator, translating into MELRQLLYFVEVAKHEHMTKASEQLHVAQSAISRQITNLEDELGVELFNRMGRNLHLSKIGNLYLSQVKIALNELKKAENIVSEYANPEIGTVKIGFPTSLATNLLPTLISSFREKYPNINYEFVEGSNKELNENLLSGNLDLTFFSPLPIKSNFIDTFTFFNEKLKLVIPNNHHLAQKKQVNLVDLKNEKFIFFPETFSLFTDITSACESVGFQPEIIFQSADLHTINGLVEAGLGVAILPEIILADNNPKDSHIIDITNPALSRTVGIGYTLQRRLSPSEQLFKDFLISYFNVDIEVAN
- a CDS encoding DEAD/DEAH box helicase, with the protein product MDQTNWPSEWQDKWKALGYNEPTEIQIKSYEPLMTGTDVVAQAPTGTGKTLAYALGHLSRVTNEKKCQWLILAPSQELVVQIADVIRPFLINGVTMTTLGGGANIKRQLEKLKKKPQVLVGTPGRVEELIKQKKLKMHEIKYITIDEADVLLTEEHEETTRFICQSANRDRQISLFSATTSERLDNFFDKVESSQQIEVVAGEAKMPTTIDHIYIQVNPRDKVKTLYRLAQVENMRAIVFVNTIGRLNTVYEKLNHDGVKISALHGDLSKLQRQESVRDFKKGETSLLLATDVAARGIDLPNLPAIIQFDMAQSLTQYVHRSGRTGRMGEQGAAISLVTDREARELKQMVKENDVKMIEQIVKFGHLIDPQKTK
- a CDS encoding UDP-N-acetylmuramoyl-tripeptide--D-alanyl-D-alanine ligase — protein: MIKETVQTVARWVDGIVEGDNSIEITGISFDTRKINKGNLFIPFVGERDGHAYIEDAREKGTYASFWQADSTVEKPTGLALIIVEDTLVALQKLAKSYLEKINPKVVGITGSNGKTTTKDMMASVLETTFKVHKTQGNYNNHIGVPYTILSMPLDTEVAVLEMGMNHAGEIAILTAIAQPDIAVITNIGEAHLEYLKSRGGIADAKLEIAEGLSADGLLIYPDDPLLKERLVGEAVFQRESFGESENNTVYPTSIETSMDSTDFTTSLTDKIKFHVPIVGEHNVYNALAVFLTARRLGVSVANIQKGLYEIGRTSDRLEWIAGRNGIQMLSDVYNSSPTALKAVLKTFEHIKTNRRKIIVLADMLELGAQSPMLHAGIADSLTDEIDEVFAYGPYMSYFTEAAKSVLSAEKVHYFTDLNKLTEALEASVSGDEMILFKGSNSMRLNNVVAHLAK